One Longimicrobium terrae DNA segment encodes these proteins:
- a CDS encoding polyprenyl synthetase family protein, with amino-acid sequence MHAVPASDRADLAAFLGRERARVDAALDALVPGLAARAPAPLAEPILYALGTPGKRLRPVLCVTAWSVVRPGPVPDAVYHLACALEIIHTYSLVHDDLPCMDDDDLRRGRPTVHVAFSPRAALLAGAALIPAAVRVLDDAARELGAGAALRGRLAAELCDAAGANGMVGGQQLDLEGEAGTVVDGAGLERIHRAKTGALLAASLRIGALAAGADDGVLRGLTVYGRELGLAFQIVDDVLDVTQADAVLGKTAGKDASTGKATYPSIFGLERARQMARERVDRAVDALAGARIPSPELRALAAYVLERDR; translated from the coding sequence ATGCACGCCGTTCCCGCCAGCGACCGCGCGGACCTCGCCGCGTTCCTGGGCCGCGAACGCGCCCGCGTGGACGCCGCCCTGGACGCGCTCGTCCCCGGGCTGGCCGCCCGCGCCCCGGCCCCGCTCGCCGAGCCGATCCTGTACGCGCTGGGCACGCCGGGCAAGCGCCTGCGCCCCGTCCTCTGCGTGACGGCGTGGAGCGTGGTGCGTCCGGGACCGGTGCCGGACGCCGTCTACCACCTGGCCTGCGCGCTGGAGATCATCCACACCTACTCGCTGGTGCACGACGACCTGCCGTGCATGGACGACGACGACCTGCGCCGCGGCCGCCCCACCGTGCACGTCGCGTTTTCCCCCCGCGCGGCGCTGCTGGCGGGCGCCGCGCTGATCCCCGCGGCGGTCCGTGTGCTGGACGACGCGGCGCGCGAGCTGGGCGCGGGCGCGGCGCTGCGCGGGCGGCTCGCCGCCGAACTGTGCGACGCGGCTGGCGCAAACGGAATGGTCGGCGGGCAGCAGCTGGACCTGGAGGGCGAGGCCGGAACAGTCGTGGACGGGGCGGGGCTGGAGCGCATCCACCGCGCAAAGACGGGGGCCCTGCTCGCCGCCTCGCTGCGGATCGGGGCGCTGGCCGCCGGTGCGGACGACGGCGTGCTGCGGGGGCTTACGGTCTACGGGCGCGAGCTGGGGCTGGCGTTCCAGATCGTGGATGACGTGCTGGACGTCACCCAGGCGGACGCGGTGCTCGGCAAGACGGCCGGCAAGGACGCCAGCACGGGCAAGGCGACCTATCCATCCATTTTCGGCCTGGAGCGCGCGCGGCAGATGGCGCGCGAGCGCGTGGACCGCGCGGTGGACGCGCTCGCCGGCGCTCGGATCCCCTCCCCGGAACTGCGGGCGCTAGCCGCCTACGTGCTGGAGCGCGACCGATGA
- the xseA gene encoding exodeoxyribonuclease VII large subunit, protein MPRRAGPEGGWTPSTVNAAARALIEGTFPPLWVNGEVSNFTKARSGHCYFSLRDEDSQIRCVMWRDEARRLPTMPTEGMAVRTLGRLTLYEGRGEFQMVVSDLEGRGEGLWKLAFDQLRTKLEMEGLTSPLRKRPLPEYPACVGVVTSSTGAAVRDIISVIRRRAPWTEIMLSAARVQGEGAADEVARAIRLIARAGCADVLIVGRGGGSTEDLWAFNEEAVARAIAESPIPVISAVGHETDFTIADLVADLRAPTPSAAAEAAVPDGAQLRRGVAELGGRLARCTRERLQDAHESLLTARLDLRDVAESVLAGRREQVAGIAGKLHALSPLATLARGFAVPIAPGGRVLRTTAEFAPGQEFRLRVADGSVSARVEGVDPE, encoded by the coding sequence ATGCCGCGCCGCGCCGGGCCGGAGGGCGGATGGACGCCTTCGACCGTTAACGCCGCCGCGCGCGCCCTCATCGAAGGCACCTTTCCGCCGCTGTGGGTGAACGGCGAGGTGAGCAACTTCACCAAGGCGCGCTCCGGGCATTGCTACTTCAGCCTGCGGGATGAGGATTCGCAGATCCGCTGCGTGATGTGGCGGGACGAGGCGCGGCGCCTGCCCACGATGCCCACCGAGGGGATGGCCGTGCGCACGCTGGGCCGGCTGACGCTGTACGAGGGCCGCGGCGAGTTCCAGATGGTCGTTTCCGACCTGGAAGGGCGCGGCGAGGGGCTGTGGAAGCTCGCGTTCGATCAGCTGCGGACCAAGCTGGAGATGGAGGGATTGACGTCGCCGCTGCGCAAGCGGCCGCTGCCGGAGTACCCGGCGTGCGTGGGTGTCGTCACTTCCTCCACCGGGGCGGCGGTGCGCGACATCATCTCCGTGATCCGCCGGCGCGCGCCGTGGACGGAGATCATGCTGTCCGCCGCGCGCGTGCAGGGCGAGGGCGCCGCGGACGAGGTGGCGCGCGCCATCCGCCTGATCGCGCGGGCCGGCTGCGCCGATGTGCTCATCGTGGGGCGGGGCGGGGGATCGACCGAGGACCTGTGGGCGTTCAACGAGGAAGCCGTCGCCCGCGCCATCGCCGAATCACCCATCCCGGTCATCTCCGCCGTGGGGCATGAGACGGACTTCACCATCGCCGACCTGGTGGCGGATCTGCGCGCGCCCACGCCCTCCGCCGCGGCTGAGGCGGCGGTGCCGGACGGGGCGCAGCTGCGGCGTGGCGTGGCGGAGCTGGGCGGGCGCCTGGCCCGGTGCACGCGCGAGCGGCTGCAGGACGCGCACGAGTCGCTGCTGACCGCGCGGCTGGATCTGCGCGACGTGGCGGAAAGCGTGCTGGCGGGGCGCCGCGAGCAGGTGGCGGGGATCGCGGGAAAGCTGCACGCGCTTTCGCCGCTGGCCACGCTGGCCCGCGGCTTCGCGGTGCCCATCGCCCCCGGCGGCCGCGTGCTGCGCACCACCGCGGAGTTCGCCCCCGGCCAGGAGTTCCGCCTGCGCGTGGCGGACGGGTCCGTGTCGGCGCGGGTGGAAGGCGTGGACCCGGAATAG
- a CDS encoding alpha-amylase family glycosyl hydrolase, with product MRRLYAALVAGSAFAGACAPAGRTAAQPGAAPAGPAGATNQGWVANTALYEVFVRDFSPAGNLSGVIDGLDRIQATGANVVWLMPIHPIGVLNRKDPLGSSYSVRDYHEVNPDYGTKDDFRALVQAAHARNLKVILDWVPNHTAWDHRWATEHPEFYTRDEQGRMTVPRDADGKLTDWTDVADLDYGNPGLRRAMIGEMRYWLDEFGIDGFRVDVAAFVPDDFWREAVPQLRAGRSILLLAEWDAPRMHDLGFDLTYSWPSYSRLKEVWKGGPASSFVDAEIADVRSLPNGGMRMRFSTNHDETAWDQPPITLFGGAAGARAAFLTMALLPGTPLLYNGQEVESPQKLGLFVREPVSWSLSGADAARAFYRHVIDLERTHPAFVSGDLAAVQTDQANDVIAYRRGNAVVLVNTRPRPVRVTPAGVSLNGARDLLAGGAHQGASVSLPAHGAMVLEIAGS from the coding sequence ATGAGACGTTTGTACGCCGCCCTCGTGGCCGGAAGCGCGTTCGCCGGCGCCTGTGCACCCGCGGGGCGGACCGCCGCGCAGCCGGGTGCCGCACCGGCGGGACCCGCGGGCGCGACCAACCAGGGCTGGGTGGCCAACACTGCGCTCTACGAGGTGTTCGTCCGCGACTTTTCGCCCGCGGGCAACCTTAGCGGGGTGATCGATGGGCTGGACCGCATTCAGGCGACCGGCGCCAACGTCGTGTGGCTGATGCCCATCCATCCCATCGGTGTCCTGAACCGCAAGGATCCGCTCGGTTCCAGCTACTCGGTTCGCGACTACCACGAGGTCAATCCGGACTACGGCACCAAGGACGACTTTCGCGCGCTGGTGCAGGCGGCGCACGCGCGCAATCTCAAGGTGATCCTGGACTGGGTGCCCAACCACACCGCGTGGGACCACCGCTGGGCCACCGAGCACCCGGAGTTCTACACGCGCGACGAGCAGGGGCGGATGACCGTTCCGCGCGACGCGGACGGCAAGCTCACCGACTGGACGGACGTGGCGGACCTCGACTACGGCAACCCCGGCCTGCGCCGCGCCATGATCGGCGAAATGCGCTACTGGCTGGATGAGTTCGGCATCGACGGGTTCCGTGTGGACGTGGCCGCGTTCGTTCCCGACGACTTCTGGCGCGAGGCGGTGCCGCAGCTTCGCGCCGGGCGGTCCATCCTGCTGCTGGCGGAATGGGATGCGCCCCGGATGCACGACCTGGGGTTCGACCTTACGTATTCGTGGCCGTCGTACAGCCGCCTCAAGGAAGTGTGGAAGGGCGGGCCGGCGTCGTCGTTCGTGGACGCGGAGATCGCGGACGTGCGCTCGCTTCCCAACGGCGGAATGCGGATGCGCTTCAGCACCAACCACGACGAGACCGCGTGGGACCAGCCGCCCATAACGCTCTTTGGCGGCGCGGCGGGTGCGCGGGCCGCCTTCCTGACCATGGCGCTGCTTCCCGGCACGCCGCTGCTGTACAACGGGCAGGAGGTGGAAAGCCCGCAGAAGCTCGGCCTGTTCGTCCGTGAGCCCGTGTCGTGGTCGCTGTCCGGCGCCGACGCCGCGCGCGCCTTTTACCGCCACGTGATCGACCTGGAGCGCACGCACCCCGCGTTCGTGTCCGGCGATCTGGCCGCGGTGCAGACGGACCAGGCGAACGACGTGATCGCGTACCGCCGCGGGAACGCGGTGGTGCTGGTGAACACGCGCCCCCGCCCCGTTCGCGTCACCCCCGCCGGCGTGAGCCTGAACGGCGCGCGCGATCTGCTGGCCGGCGGCGCGCACCAGGGCGCGTCCGTTTCCCTTCCCGCCCACGGCGCGATGGTGCTGGAGATCGCGGGCTCGTAG
- a CDS encoding divergent PAP2 family protein, with product MNQLRWFFEPLIGWNPPLAPALLAMMTAQAFKFLRTLLRRNRPDFTRLIGTGGMPSAHSASVTALSTAVGIGHGWNTPLFGVAAFFSLVIMYDATGIRRAAGRQARLLNRLVAELQEHHTLDFEKLGELLGHTPLEVLVGAVYGALLAFLLHP from the coding sequence ATGAACCAGCTGCGCTGGTTCTTTGAGCCGTTGATCGGGTGGAACCCGCCGCTCGCCCCCGCGCTGCTGGCGATGATGACGGCCCAGGCCTTCAAGTTCCTGCGCACCCTTTTGCGCCGGAACCGGCCGGACTTCACGCGGCTCATCGGCACGGGCGGAATGCCGTCCGCGCACTCCGCCTCGGTGACGGCGCTGTCCACGGCGGTCGGAATCGGCCACGGGTGGAACACGCCGCTCTTTGGCGTGGCGGCGTTCTTTTCGCTCGTCATCATGTACGACGCCACCGGAATCCGCCGCGCCGCGGGACGCCAGGCGCGCTTGCTCAACCGCCTAGTCGCGGAACTGCAGGAGCACCACACGCTGGATTTCGAGAAGCTGGGCGAGCTGCTGGGCCACACGCCGCTGGAAGTGCTGGTCGGCGCCGTGTACGGTGCGCTGCTCGCCTTTCTGCTGCATCCATGA
- the rny gene encoding ribonuclease Y: MNILLIVVAAVLGLAAGFFGGQSVIQGRLRASRATAEDEAARIRSAAEAAAEKEAESLRKSEVLKGREEAIRAREAWEREEAKRRDEVDRLERRLQERGEMLDRKIHQLDEKGDAQERRAQTLTEREKAVEVEANSVHARIAEVQHRLESLAGLSADEARRQLIHDLEEEARATAGQRLREIKEEARRDADREAKKIISLAIQRIAADHTAETTVSVVSLPSDEMKGRIIGREGRNIRAFEQATGIDVIIDDTPEAVVLSGFDPIRREVARIALDKLVSDGRIHPGRIDDVVAKARLDVDKGMREAAEEIMYELGIHGVHPEVVKVLGRLKFRTSYGQNQLLHAKEVALLAGNMAAEMGFDTTMAKRMGLLHDVGKGMTHEHEGTHVELGWNLAKKYGEPAQVLNAIKAHHDEEPHMFPESFLVTAADAISGSRPGARREMFDTYVKRLEKLEEIATSFPGVERCFAIQAGRELRVMVTPEVVSDEDMTRLSEETARRIEAELQYPGQIKVVVIRETRAVDFAR, from the coding sequence ATGAACATTCTGTTGATCGTCGTGGCCGCGGTGCTGGGCCTGGCCGCCGGCTTCTTTGGCGGGCAGTCCGTCATCCAGGGCCGCCTTCGCGCCAGCCGCGCCACCGCCGAAGACGAAGCCGCCCGCATCCGCTCCGCGGCGGAGGCCGCCGCCGAAAAGGAAGCGGAAAGCCTGCGCAAGAGCGAAGTGCTCAAGGGGCGCGAAGAAGCCATCCGCGCCCGCGAAGCGTGGGAGCGCGAGGAAGCCAAGCGCCGCGACGAGGTGGACCGGCTGGAGCGCCGCCTTCAGGAGCGCGGCGAAATGCTGGACCGCAAGATCCACCAGTTGGATGAAAAGGGCGACGCGCAGGAACGCCGCGCCCAGACGCTTACGGAGCGCGAAAAGGCCGTGGAAGTGGAGGCGAACTCCGTCCACGCCCGCATCGCCGAGGTGCAGCACCGCCTGGAGTCGCTGGCCGGCCTGAGCGCCGACGAGGCGCGCCGGCAGCTCATCCACGACCTGGAAGAAGAGGCCCGCGCCACGGCCGGGCAGCGCCTGCGCGAGATCAAGGAAGAGGCCCGCCGCGACGCGGACCGCGAGGCCAAGAAGATCATCTCGCTCGCCATCCAGCGCATCGCCGCGGACCACACGGCCGAAACGACCGTGTCCGTCGTGTCGCTCCCGTCCGACGAGATGAAGGGGCGCATCATCGGCCGCGAGGGGCGCAACATCCGCGCGTTCGAGCAGGCGACGGGGATCGACGTCATCATCGACGACACGCCGGAAGCGGTTGTGCTGTCCGGATTCGATCCCATCCGCCGCGAGGTGGCGCGCATCGCTCTGGACAAGCTGGTGTCCGACGGGCGAATCCACCCCGGCCGCATCGACGACGTGGTCGCCAAGGCGCGGCTGGACGTGGACAAGGGAATGCGCGAGGCGGCGGAAGAAATCATGTACGAGCTGGGGATTCACGGCGTGCATCCCGAGGTCGTCAAGGTGCTGGGCCGGTTGAAGTTCCGCACGTCGTACGGGCAGAACCAGCTGCTTCACGCCAAGGAAGTCGCGCTGCTGGCGGGAAACATGGCGGCGGAGATGGGCTTCGACACCACGATGGCGAAGCGGATGGGGTTGCTGCACGACGTGGGCAAGGGGATGACCCACGAGCACGAGGGAACGCACGTGGAGCTGGGGTGGAACCTGGCCAAGAAGTACGGCGAGCCCGCGCAGGTGTTGAACGCCATCAAGGCGCACCACGACGAAGAGCCGCACATGTTCCCCGAGTCGTTCCTGGTGACCGCGGCGGACGCCATCAGCGGATCGCGGCCGGGCGCGCGGCGGGAAATGTTCGACACGTACGTCAAGCGGCTGGAGAAGCTGGAGGAGATCGCCACCTCGTTCCCGGGCGTGGAGCGCTGCTTTGCCATCCAGGCCGGGCGCGAGCTGCGGGTGATGGTGACGCCGGAAGTGGTGAGCGACGAGGACATGACGCGCCTGAGCGAAGAAACGGCGCGCCGCATTGAGGCGGAGCTTCAGTATCCGGGGCAGATCAAGGTGGTGGTGATTCGCGAAACGCGCGCGGTGGACTTCGCGCGCTGA
- a CDS encoding tetrahydrofolate dehydrogenase/cyclohydrolase catalytic domain-containing protein, whose amino-acid sequence MARIIDGTAIAREIRAEVAAQVAQLRAEGTVPGLAVVLVGGDPASEVYVRSKTRACQEAGMHSRLLQLPETATREELFGTIDGLNADPDIHGVLVQLPLPPQLNAKEFLERVSPAKDVDGFHPNNVGRAFVGDPQGFVPATPAGIMELLRRERIDTHAQHAVIVGRSLIVSKPLASLLMAPGANSTVTLTHRHTVDLAQYTRMADILVVAVGKPGLITAEMVKPGATVIDVGVTRVDDPSNPRGYVIRGDVDFEAVAEKAGAITPVPGGVGPMTIAMLLRNTITAAQRVHDRASRKAKAGAR is encoded by the coding sequence GTGGCCAGGATCATCGACGGAACGGCGATCGCGCGCGAAATCCGCGCGGAGGTGGCGGCGCAGGTGGCGCAGCTTCGCGCGGAGGGCACCGTGCCGGGGCTCGCCGTCGTGCTCGTGGGCGGCGACCCCGCCAGCGAGGTGTACGTGCGCAGCAAGACCCGCGCGTGCCAAGAAGCCGGCATGCACTCGCGCCTGCTCCAATTGCCGGAGACCGCGACGCGCGAAGAGCTGTTCGGCACCATCGACGGGCTGAACGCCGATCCCGACATCCACGGCGTCCTCGTTCAGCTTCCGCTTCCCCCGCAGCTGAACGCCAAGGAGTTCCTGGAGCGGGTGAGCCCGGCCAAGGACGTGGACGGCTTTCATCCCAACAACGTGGGGCGCGCGTTCGTCGGCGATCCGCAGGGCTTCGTTCCCGCGACGCCGGCGGGGATCATGGAGCTTCTGCGGCGGGAACGGATCGACACGCACGCGCAGCACGCCGTGATCGTCGGACGCAGCCTGATCGTGAGCAAGCCGCTGGCGTCGCTGCTGATGGCGCCCGGCGCCAACTCGACTGTCACCCTCACCCACCGCCACACGGTCGATCTCGCGCAGTACACGCGCATGGCCGACATCCTCGTCGTCGCGGTCGGCAAGCCGGGGCTGATCACGGCGGAGATGGTGAAGCCGGGCGCCACGGTCATCGACGTGGGCGTGACGCGCGTGGACGATCCCTCCAACCCGCGCGGCTACGTGATCCGCGGTGACGTGGATTTCGAGGCCGTGGCGGAAAAGGCGGGCGCCATCACCCCCGTCCCCGGCGGCGTGGGGCCGATGACCATCGCCATGCTGCTGCGCAACACCATCACCGCCGCGCAGCGCGTGCACGATCGCGCATCCCGAAAGGCAAAGGCGGGCGCGCGGTGA
- the dxs gene encoding 1-deoxy-D-xylulose-5-phosphate synthase: MALLDTVRTPEDVRALPESELPQLCADVRDRIIDVVSRHKGAHFGSNLGTVELTVALHRVFDTPRDQLIWDVGHQAYPHKILTGRNDRLDSIRKRGGLSGFLRRDESEFDVFGAGHAGTSISAAVGVAAARDIKGEDFEVIAVIGDGSMTCGLPYEALNNAGHTDRDVIVVLNDNQMSISPNVGALHKYLGIHKKLTDVRTSPLYNKVRAEVKRLVHQAPKLGTIGEMLEHFAVRADDAMKGMFVPGMLFEELGFRYVGPVDGHDIEALVSTFEQVRRMEGPRLVHVLTTKGKGFAPAEADQVKWHAAALFDRDTGAPLKKASAGGLPRYQQVFGEALTELATEDKRVVGITAAMSTGTGMDIFQAGHPDRFFDVGIAEGHAVTFAAGLATQGLRPVVAIYSTFLQRAYDNIVHDVALQDLPVTFVMDRAGIAGDDGATHHGGIDIGYMLSVPGLTITAPRDADELIGLLRTSLEHDAGPFSIRIPRDAVPALPKPVAEIQAVPYGTWQTLREGRDVAILATGTMVNPAVAAAEALQREGISATVVNCRFIKPLDEAALERLFPHHPHVLTVEEGTVANGFGAYVRKAIDDRWPQVAGASMGLPDAFVEHGERAELLADLGLNADGIAARARALLGRPLRSLAETA; the protein is encoded by the coding sequence GTGGCGCTTCTGGATACGGTCAGGACCCCCGAAGACGTGCGCGCGCTGCCGGAATCGGAACTTCCGCAGCTCTGCGCCGACGTGCGCGATCGCATCATCGACGTCGTTTCGCGCCACAAGGGTGCGCACTTCGGCTCCAACCTGGGCACGGTGGAGCTGACCGTGGCGCTGCACCGCGTCTTTGATACGCCGCGCGACCAGCTGATCTGGGACGTGGGCCACCAGGCGTATCCCCACAAGATCCTCACTGGCCGCAACGACCGGCTCGACAGCATCCGCAAGCGCGGCGGCCTGTCCGGCTTCCTGCGGCGCGACGAGAGCGAGTTCGACGTCTTCGGCGCCGGGCACGCGGGAACCAGCATCAGCGCGGCCGTGGGCGTGGCGGCGGCGCGCGACATCAAGGGCGAGGACTTCGAGGTCATCGCCGTCATCGGCGACGGCTCGATGACGTGCGGGCTGCCGTACGAGGCGCTCAACAACGCGGGGCACACCGACCGCGACGTCATCGTCGTCCTCAACGACAACCAGATGTCCATCTCCCCCAACGTGGGGGCGCTGCACAAGTACCTGGGCATCCACAAGAAGCTCACCGACGTCCGCACCTCGCCCCTCTACAACAAGGTGCGCGCGGAAGTGAAGCGCCTCGTCCACCAGGCGCCCAAGCTGGGCACCATCGGCGAAATGCTTGAGCACTTCGCCGTGCGCGCGGACGATGCGATGAAGGGGATGTTCGTTCCCGGCATGCTGTTCGAGGAACTGGGCTTTCGCTACGTGGGCCCGGTGGACGGCCACGACATCGAGGCGCTGGTCAGCACGTTCGAGCAGGTGCGGCGGATGGAGGGACCGCGCCTGGTGCACGTCCTGACCACCAAGGGCAAGGGCTTCGCGCCGGCCGAGGCGGACCAGGTGAAGTGGCACGCCGCCGCGCTGTTCGACCGCGATACCGGCGCGCCGCTCAAGAAGGCGTCCGCGGGCGGGCTGCCGCGCTACCAGCAGGTGTTCGGCGAGGCGCTGACGGAGCTGGCCACGGAAGACAAGCGCGTGGTGGGCATCACCGCCGCCATGTCGACGGGGACGGGGATGGACATCTTTCAGGCCGGACATCCCGACCGCTTCTTCGACGTGGGGATCGCGGAAGGGCACGCCGTCACCTTTGCCGCCGGCCTGGCGACGCAGGGGCTGCGTCCCGTCGTCGCCATCTACAGCACGTTCCTGCAGCGCGCGTACGACAACATCGTGCACGACGTGGCGCTGCAGGACCTGCCGGTGACCTTTGTGATGGACCGCGCCGGGATCGCGGGCGACGACGGCGCCACGCACCACGGCGGCATCGACATCGGCTACATGCTTTCCGTCCCCGGTCTCACCATCACCGCGCCGCGCGACGCGGACGAGCTGATCGGGCTGCTGCGCACCTCGCTGGAGCACGACGCCGGGCCGTTCAGCATCCGCATCCCCCGCGACGCCGTGCCCGCGCTACCGAAGCCGGTGGCGGAGATCCAGGCCGTTCCGTACGGCACCTGGCAAACGCTGCGCGAGGGGCGCGATGTGGCCATCCTGGCGACCGGCACGATGGTGAACCCGGCCGTCGCCGCGGCCGAGGCGCTGCAGCGCGAGGGGATTTCGGCCACGGTGGTCAACTGCCGCTTCATCAAGCCGCTGGACGAGGCCGCGCTGGAGCGCCTGTTCCCGCACCATCCGCACGTGTTGACGGTGGAGGAGGGGACGGTGGCCAACGGCTTCGGCGCGTATGTGCGCAAGGCCATCGACGACCGCTGGCCGCAGGTGGCGGGCGCCTCCATGGGCCTTCCGGACGCGTTCGTGGAGCACGGCGAGCGAGCGGAACTGCTGGCGGACCTGGGCCTGAACGCGGACGGGATCGCCGCGCGGGCCCGCGCGCTGCTGGGCCGGCCGCTGCGGTCGCTGGCCGAAACGGCGTGA
- a CDS encoding TIGR00282 family metallophosphoesterase, whose translation MRILFVADVIGSPGRRTLTQLLRLVKKDVNADVVVANGENSAGGFGITPEIVREFRETGVDVITTGNHVWDKKEILPLLKTEPRLLRPHNYPPGNPGRGSVVIEAAGRRLAVLNLQGRTFMSPIDDPFRAVDGLLAELKDEADVFVVEFHAEATSEKQAFARYLDGRVAAVVGTHTHVQTADERILPKGTARITDLGMTGGMDGIIGMKWELSVERQLTLTRGERLQPADGDLTLQGAVVEVDAGTGLARSIERVNVPYERVLQGEFRKK comes from the coding sequence GTGAGGATTCTCTTCGTCGCGGACGTCATCGGGTCGCCGGGGCGGCGCACGCTTACCCAGCTTCTGCGCCTCGTAAAAAAGGACGTCAACGCCGACGTGGTGGTGGCCAACGGCGAAAACTCCGCCGGCGGCTTCGGCATCACGCCCGAGATCGTGCGCGAGTTCCGCGAAACCGGCGTGGACGTCATCACCACCGGCAACCACGTGTGGGACAAGAAGGAGATCCTTCCCCTTCTCAAGACCGAGCCGCGCCTGCTGCGCCCGCACAACTATCCGCCCGGCAACCCCGGCCGCGGCTCCGTCGTCATCGAGGCCGCCGGCCGGCGCCTGGCCGTGCTGAACCTGCAGGGCCGCACCTTCATGTCGCCCATCGACGACCCCTTCCGCGCGGTGGACGGGCTGCTGGCGGAACTCAAGGACGAGGCGGACGTCTTTGTCGTGGAGTTCCACGCGGAGGCCACGAGCGAGAAGCAGGCGTTCGCGCGCTACCTGGACGGGCGCGTGGCCGCCGTGGTGGGCACGCACACGCACGTGCAGACGGCCGACGAGCGCATCCTTCCCAAGGGCACGGCGCGCATCACCGACCTGGGGATGACGGGCGGGATGGACGGCATCATCGGGATGAAGTGGGAGCTTTCCGTGGAACGGCAGCTGACGCTGACGCGCGGCGAGCGGCTGCAGCCCGCGGACGGCGACCTGACGCTGCAGGGCGCGGTGGTGGAAGTGGACGCGGGGACCGGGCTTGCGCGGTCCATCGAACGGGTAAACGTTCCCTACGAGCGCGTGCTCCAGGGCGAATTCCGGAAGAAATAG
- the xseB gene encoding exodeoxyribonuclease VII small subunit: MSENTLSSSAPSFEAALGRLTEIVGRIEGEPLELDESLSLFEEGVRLLRVAEGVLESADGRIRQLMDDGAGGHRFTDFAEPA; the protein is encoded by the coding sequence ATGTCTGAGAATACCCTGTCTTCATCCGCCCCCAGCTTCGAGGCCGCCCTCGGCCGCCTCACCGAGATCGTGGGCCGCATCGAGGGCGAGCCGCTGGAACTGGACGAGTCGCTTTCCCTGTTCGAGGAAGGCGTGCGCCTGCTCCGCGTGGCGGAAGGCGTGCTGGAAAGCGCCGACGGCCGCATCCGCCAATTGATGGACGACGGCGCCGGCGGCCACCGCTTCACGGACTTCGCCGAGCCCGCGTGA
- a CDS encoding endonuclease domain-containing protein, giving the protein MRQRIRGTTQGIDAAARRLRADATSAEEALWGALRKNQIADLRFRRQHPVGRFVLDFYCPALHLAIEVDGDVHEQLVERDSERTRALEAHNYRVVRFRNDEVLTDLPAVVRKITALAESMSNARQP; this is encoded by the coding sequence ATGCGGCAGCGGATTCGGGGGACGACGCAGGGTATTGATGCGGCGGCGCGGCGGCTTCGCGCGGACGCGACCAGCGCGGAGGAGGCGCTGTGGGGCGCGCTGCGGAAGAACCAGATCGCGGACCTCCGTTTCCGGCGGCAGCACCCGGTGGGGCGCTTCGTGCTGGATTTCTACTGCCCGGCGCTGCACTTGGCGATCGAAGTCGACGGCGACGTGCACGAACAACTGGTGGAGCGCGACTCGGAGCGGACGCGCGCGCTGGAGGCGCACAACTACCGCGTCGTCCGCTTCCGCAACGACGAGGTGCTCACGGATCTGCCCGCCGTCGTCCGTAAAATCACGGCGCTCGCAGAATCCATGAGCAACGCACGACAGCCATAG
- a CDS encoding cell division protein ZapA, translated as MSPRKPPPPRHTVAVEIAGERHVLRSDVSPEYTRSVAEHVDSMIRSLPSFPTLEPFRAATLAALSITDELFKAREEIARLRAEIERSVEDVASLLEEAVNSEASGSGERPA; from the coding sequence ATGAGCCCGCGCAAGCCGCCTCCGCCGCGCCACACCGTCGCGGTGGAAATCGCGGGCGAGCGCCACGTGCTGCGCTCGGACGTGTCGCCGGAATACACGCGCTCGGTGGCGGAACACGTGGATTCCATGATCCGCTCGCTGCCGTCGTTTCCCACGCTGGAGCCGTTTCGCGCGGCCACGCTGGCGGCGCTTTCCATCACCGACGAGCTGTTCAAGGCCCGCGAGGAGATCGCCCGGCTCCGCGCCGAGATCGAGCGCAGCGTGGAAGACGTGGCGTCGCTGCTGGAGGAAGCGGTCAACAGCGAGGCGAGCGGTTCGGGGGAGCGCCCCGCCTGA